A single Gemmatimonadota bacterium DNA region contains:
- a CDS encoding isochorismate synthase, which produces MQPPHTSASSGVGPHRASLDVVEAGAVEFLALFAGEPRGFWGGPDGWVAWAGASACFEVSGGKGDRFDRIREGSRRVLGEMGWAARGAGSEPSPRFFGGFAFADTDPTETAWSDFPSAAFHLPRILLEGNDAEARLVSYEDEPGLARVAAILAAGVRRGERPSLPNRGDFVPGSSAEDGSDAPPRNRWRTGIEGILAAIAEGRVQKAVLARFLDLSLARPANPLASLRFLREENRRAHVFYLEPRPGRVFLGAAPELLARLRGDSFEATAVAGSVPRESDGEADRARVRQLLESAKDRAEHALTAEEMVEVLGPFLEEMEVEAEPRVLSLSRIHHLETTIRGRAHEGEDILSLVEALHPTPAVCGRPRGEALSLIRGAEPFERGWYAGPVGWFDAEGDGDFVPALRSAVGSGRAWRLFAGAGIVAGSDPDGEWEETALKFEPALRALRAGASDSTEGV; this is translated from the coding sequence ATGCAGCCTCCCCACACGTCAGCGAGCTCCGGGGTCGGGCCCCACCGAGCATCGCTCGACGTCGTCGAGGCAGGCGCGGTCGAGTTCCTTGCGCTTTTCGCGGGGGAGCCTCGGGGCTTCTGGGGTGGCCCTGATGGGTGGGTCGCTTGGGCCGGTGCGAGCGCTTGCTTCGAGGTCTCGGGAGGGAAGGGGGACCGATTCGATCGGATTCGAGAAGGGTCGCGCCGGGTCCTGGGCGAGATGGGATGGGCTGCGAGAGGCGCGGGATCGGAGCCGAGCCCACGTTTTTTCGGTGGCTTCGCCTTCGCGGATACCGATCCCACGGAGACCGCCTGGTCGGATTTTCCTTCGGCCGCCTTCCACCTTCCGCGCATCCTCCTGGAAGGGAACGACGCCGAGGCTCGCCTCGTTTCCTACGAAGACGAGCCGGGCCTCGCGCGGGTCGCCGCGATTCTGGCGGCAGGTGTGCGCCGCGGCGAAAGACCCTCCCTCCCGAACCGGGGCGATTTCGTGCCCGGGTCCTCGGCGGAGGACGGAAGCGATGCCCCGCCGCGCAACCGGTGGCGGACGGGGATCGAAGGAATCCTTGCGGCGATCGCGGAAGGACGCGTGCAAAAGGCCGTGCTCGCCCGCTTTCTCGACTTGAGCCTCGCCCGCCCCGCGAATCCGCTCGCGAGTCTTCGTTTCCTCCGGGAAGAGAACCGGCGGGCGCACGTCTTCTACCTCGAGCCGCGACCGGGCCGCGTGTTCCTGGGGGCGGCCCCCGAGCTTCTCGCGCGGCTGCGGGGGGATTCCTTCGAGGCGACCGCGGTGGCGGGATCGGTTCCGCGGGAGTCGGACGGGGAAGCGGACCGCGCCCGCGTGCGGCAGCTCCTCGAGAGCGCGAAGGACCGCGCGGAGCACGCGCTCACCGCGGAAGAGATGGTCGAGGTCCTCGGCCCCTTCCTCGAGGAAATGGAGGTCGAAGCGGAGCCCCGCGTCCTCTCTCTCTCTCGCATCCATCACCTGGAGACAACGATCCGGGGTAGGGCGCACGAAGGAGAAGACATCCTCTCCCTGGTGGAGGCGCTCCATCCGACTCCAGCGGTTTGCGGCCGGCCGCGCGGAGAGGCGCTCTCCCTGATCCGGGGGGCGGAGCCCTTCGAACGGGGCTGGTATGCGGGCCCCGTGGGATGGTTCGATGCCGAGGGCGATGGCGATTTCGTCCCCGCCCTCCGTTCCGCGGTGGGAAGCGGGCGAGCATGGCGGCTTTTCGCCGGCGCGGGCATCGTCGCGGGATCGGACCCGGACGGCGAGTGGGAGGAGACGGCCCTCAAGTTCGAGCCGGCGCTCCGCGCGCTCAGGGCCGGGGCGAGCGATTCGACGGAGGGGGTTTGA
- a CDS encoding alpha/beta hydrolase, whose protein sequence is MVPDDNEVAASGGETDRRHFLGTSLALLVGSAVSPVAVGALSTSASSVSSAKPGQIAIPPGAFPRRPTLDLFPGFEEIRIETSEATIAGVVGGSGPPLLLLHGYPQSHLEWHHIAPRLAERFTVVATDLRGYGSSSVPPDGEEHLGYSKRAMARDQVEVMEKLGFDRFALVGHDRGGRVAHRLTLDYPDRVERVAVLDIVPTLHLYRNVTKEFATSYYHWFFLIQRAPVPETLYGSNADFVLRSTLFGGLVGGAIPDEVYAGYLRAFSDPASLHAMCEDYRAGAGIDLVHDEADLDRRIHCPLFALWGASGAMARLYDVLAIWRERGTDVRGAAIPGGHWFPEANPEETFAALSEFLSS, encoded by the coding sequence ATGGTTCCGGATGACAACGAAGTCGCAGCCTCCGGCGGCGAGACGGACCGCCGCCACTTTCTGGGAACCTCACTTGCCCTCCTCGTCGGCTCCGCGGTGAGCCCCGTGGCGGTCGGCGCTCTTTCCACCAGCGCATCCTCGGTTTCTTCCGCGAAGCCCGGTCAAATAGCCATCCCGCCCGGCGCGTTCCCGCGGCGGCCGACCCTCGACCTCTTCCCCGGGTTCGAAGAGATCCGGATCGAGACGAGCGAGGCGACGATCGCCGGAGTGGTCGGTGGAAGTGGGCCCCCGCTCCTCCTCCTCCACGGGTATCCGCAATCGCACCTCGAGTGGCACCACATCGCCCCTCGGCTGGCGGAGCGCTTCACCGTGGTCGCGACGGATCTGCGCGGATATGGATCGAGCAGCGTCCCGCCGGACGGCGAGGAGCACCTCGGCTATTCCAAGCGCGCGATGGCACGCGATCAGGTCGAGGTGATGGAGAAGCTCGGGTTCGACCGTTTCGCCCTCGTCGGTCACGACCGGGGCGGACGGGTGGCGCACCGCCTCACCCTCGACTATCCGGACCGGGTGGAACGTGTAGCGGTGTTGGACATCGTGCCCACGCTCCACCTCTATCGGAACGTCACGAAGGAATTCGCGACCTCGTATTACCACTGGTTTTTCCTGATCCAGCGAGCGCCCGTGCCGGAGACCCTCTACGGAAGCAACGCGGACTTCGTCCTCCGGAGCACGCTCTTCGGCGGCCTGGTAGGAGGGGCGATTCCGGACGAGGTCTATGCTGGATACCTCCGTGCCTTCAGCGACCCGGCCTCGTTGCACGCGATGTGCGAGGACTATCGGGCCGGAGCCGGAATCGACCTCGTTCACGACGAAGCCGACCTCGACCGGCGGATCCACTGTCCCCTTTTCGCTCTTTGGGGAGCGAGCGGGGCGATGGCACGGCTCTACGACGTTCTCGCGATCTGGCGGGAGCGGGGAACGGATGTGCGCGGCGCGGCGATCCCCGGCGGGCACTGGTTCCCCGAGGCGAATCCGGAGGAGACCTTTGCCGCGCTTTCGGAATTCCTGTCGAGCTGA
- a CDS encoding alpha/beta fold hydrolase, which yields MSDVELRVERFHDLTLPSGLELEVVDQAYRLDGRPDPDGGNVVLVFHSLTGGPEPRDWWPDLVRPGGVLDPARWALLTPNLLGSCYGTWAQGAGSVEEAPAPPEEGIPAGLKGGLGPVFRPAGLQGMEVSVRDMVALTALLLDRLNLPGVRLATGGSLGGMAALEWAASFPDRARAAVVFAAPAAHTAQAIGFSRIQKALLRLGAPVEGLELAREAAMLTYRTASEFERRFGRERREDGVFQMESYLARQGRKLGERFDPESYRILTNAMDGHDVGAGRGGVAPALARFSGRLTGVGIPGDLLYATEDVRRWTDAVDAQYREILSDRGHDAFILEEDQAGQILMEALAD from the coding sequence ATGAGCGACGTCGAGCTCCGCGTGGAGCGTTTCCACGACCTCACCCTTCCCTCCGGGCTCGAGCTCGAGGTGGTGGATCAGGCGTATCGCCTCGACGGGCGCCCGGATCCGGACGGGGGGAACGTCGTCCTCGTCTTCCACTCGCTCACGGGCGGGCCCGAGCCCCGCGACTGGTGGCCGGACTTGGTTCGTCCCGGGGGGGTGCTCGATCCCGCCCGCTGGGCCCTCCTGACCCCGAATCTCCTCGGCTCCTGTTACGGAACCTGGGCCCAGGGCGCGGGGAGCGTCGAAGAGGCGCCGGCGCCTCCCGAAGAGGGCATTCCCGCTGGGCTGAAGGGGGGGCTGGGGCCCGTGTTCCGGCCTGCCGGCCTTCAGGGAATGGAAGTGAGCGTGCGCGACATGGTCGCGCTCACCGCCCTCCTTCTGGATCGGCTGAACCTCCCGGGAGTCCGCCTCGCGACGGGTGGATCACTCGGCGGAATGGCGGCCCTCGAGTGGGCCGCGAGTTTCCCGGACCGCGCCCGTGCCGCGGTGGTCTTCGCGGCGCCGGCCGCGCACACGGCCCAGGCGATCGGATTTTCGCGTATCCAGAAGGCGCTCCTTAGGCTCGGCGCCCCGGTGGAGGGGCTCGAGCTCGCCCGCGAGGCCGCCATGCTCACTTACCGGACCGCGAGCGAGTTCGAGCGCCGGTTCGGCCGGGAGCGACGCGAAGACGGGGTCTTCCAGATGGAGTCGTACCTGGCGCGCCAGGGAAGAAAGCTCGGGGAGCGCTTCGATCCGGAGAGTTATCGAATCCTGACGAACGCCATGGACGGGCACGACGTCGGGGCCGGGCGGGGCGGCGTCGCACCGGCGCTGGCGCGGTTCTCGGGTCGCCTCACGGGTGTCGGCATCCCCGGCGACCTCCTTTATGCGACCGAGGATGTCCGGCGATGGACGGACGCGGTGGACGCCCAATACCGCGAAATCCTCTCGGATCGCGGACACGACGCCTTCATCCTGGAAGAGGATCAGGCGGGGCAAATCCTGATGGAGGCCCTCGCCGACTGA
- a CDS encoding cation:proton antiporter, with product MTALTVLLLAASVGYGGARLAGIPAIPVLILAGLAASSLVPLDTEFLSDVLTLGVAILVFVAGIELSPGRLRSWGQTALQVGSIQFVVLGALGLGVALALGFAPETAAYLALALTASSTLVVVQLLRERGLLYEPMGRLVTGVLLLQDLLIILFIPIVVRIPDGGVAIAQGVAASLGMMALAGALLRWVVPRILERFAFDEETLLLITLSTLVVFIGIADFVGLPLVSGAFLAGVVLSGFPSSALVRGQVSSLGDFFHAIFFAALGAAIPLPTAIELGQALVFFLLVVLVTPPLVALVAERAGFSARPALASGLLLSQTSEFSLVVALQGLVMGHLAPGVFTIITLVTIATMMVTPFLASDRATWALMKVHPFRDRPKLERSPEGHVLLLGSGRHGQLLMETLLISPEELVVADDDPKRVSWLAEMGIRALRGDISDARLLRELGADRAKVVISTIRRRDDNGPLLQMARDVPVLVRAFNVEDAEWIRLRGGHPVLYSEAAAEDFLEWYDSEWLAETAGNT from the coding sequence ATGACCGCCCTCACCGTCCTTCTCCTCGCCGCCTCTGTGGGTTACGGGGGCGCGCGGCTCGCAGGAATTCCGGCGATCCCCGTCCTCATCCTCGCGGGACTCGCCGCGTCTTCGCTCGTCCCTCTCGACACGGAGTTCCTGAGCGACGTGCTCACCCTCGGCGTCGCGATCCTCGTCTTCGTTGCGGGAATCGAGTTGAGCCCGGGGAGACTCCGGTCATGGGGACAGACGGCGCTCCAGGTCGGTTCGATCCAATTCGTGGTCCTCGGTGCTCTGGGGCTCGGGGTGGCGCTCGCCCTCGGGTTCGCACCGGAGACGGCCGCCTACCTCGCGCTCGCCCTCACGGCCTCCTCGACCCTCGTCGTGGTCCAGCTTCTCCGCGAACGGGGGCTCCTCTACGAGCCGATGGGACGCCTGGTGACCGGGGTCCTCCTTCTCCAGGACCTCCTCATCATTCTTTTCATCCCCATCGTCGTCCGGATTCCCGACGGAGGAGTGGCGATCGCGCAGGGCGTCGCGGCAAGCCTGGGGATGATGGCACTCGCCGGCGCCCTCCTCCGTTGGGTCGTGCCCCGCATCCTGGAGCGGTTCGCGTTCGACGAGGAGACACTCCTCCTCATCACGCTCTCCACACTCGTGGTGTTCATCGGGATCGCCGACTTCGTGGGGCTCCCTCTCGTGTCGGGCGCCTTCCTCGCGGGCGTGGTCCTTTCGGGGTTTCCGTCCTCCGCCCTCGTGCGCGGTCAGGTGAGCTCCCTCGGAGACTTCTTTCACGCAATTTTCTTCGCGGCGCTCGGGGCCGCCATCCCCCTCCCCACGGCGATCGAGCTGGGACAGGCCCTCGTCTTTTTCCTCCTCGTGGTGCTCGTCACGCCACCGCTCGTCGCCCTGGTGGCGGAGCGGGCCGGCTTTTCCGCCAGGCCCGCGCTCGCGAGCGGTCTCCTTCTCTCCCAGACGAGCGAGTTCTCCCTCGTCGTTGCACTCCAGGGGCTCGTGATGGGCCACCTGGCGCCCGGCGTCTTCACGATCATCACCCTCGTGACGATCGCGACCATGATGGTGACCCCGTTCCTGGCCTCCGACCGGGCGACCTGGGCGCTCATGAAGGTGCATCCCTTCCGCGACCGACCGAAGCTCGAGAGGAGTCCCGAGGGACATGTCTTGCTCCTCGGGTCCGGGCGGCACGGACAGCTCCTCATGGAGACACTCCTGATCTCACCGGAAGAGCTCGTCGTGGCCGACGACGATCCGAAGAGGGTCTCGTGGCTGGCCGAGATGGGGATCCGGGCGCTGCGAGGAGACATCTCCGATGCCCGGCTCCTCCGGGAACTCGGCGCCGACCGGGCGAAGGTCGTCATCTCCACGATCCGCCGTCGCGACGACAACGGCCCCCTCCTCCAAATGGCGCGGGACGTGCCGGTCCTGGTGCGTGCCTTCAACGTCGAAGACGCCGAATGGATTCGGCTGAGGGGTGGCCACCCGGTCCTTTATTCGGAAGCCGCCGCGGAAGACTTCTTGGAGTGGTACGATTCCGAGTGGCTGGCGGAGACCGCCGGGAACACCTGA
- a CDS encoding cation:proton antiporter: MIDTILLRDLGFLVLGATTLALLARPFGLPSIIAYIIAGLLIGPGFHLVTLSPAMDLIAEVGIILLLFLVGLEISLNKVREVGRLAITAGVVQIVLTGAIIAGLALALGLRGGDVLFIAVALTFSSTVVVVKLLDQQHALNSRYGQIAVGILLVQDLAVVLVLTFVAGMEGAGGAAGSGGLEGAGGLEGGVLLAGLVRAFVGMGLLFGAAAILAWRVLPTLFGTIARSQPALLAWSLSWCFLLVLGSELLELSLELGAFIAGVSLAQLPYSRELRRRVHPLMNFFVAIFFVSLGIQMQLGEALAFWPLVVAAAGFTLFFKPPLIAWIVRTLGESPRSALRVGLTLGQTSEFSFILGALALERGLASESLIAVVGAVGLLTMGVSSLSIAGGDRVVNALSRKGLVPLLTGGRHGSVEPDSAEQVGLRDHVIVVGMNTLGRRLVELLTERGERVLAVDTDLEKLRDLPAATFLGNAEYLSVLEEAGIHEAKLVVSALHIEDVNRLLAYRAARFGIPAVIHALDQAAERDMEGLGVAHFMNSRESGVTRIIEELRRVGVLGT, encoded by the coding sequence TTGATCGACACAATCCTGCTGAGAGACCTGGGTTTCCTCGTCCTCGGAGCGACCACCCTCGCCCTCCTCGCACGACCGTTCGGGCTCCCCTCCATCATCGCATACATCATCGCCGGGCTCCTCATCGGACCTGGATTCCATCTCGTCACGTTGAGCCCCGCCATGGACCTGATCGCCGAGGTGGGGATCATTCTCCTCCTCTTCCTGGTGGGGCTCGAGATCTCGCTCAACAAGGTCCGTGAGGTCGGACGCCTCGCGATCACCGCGGGGGTCGTACAGATCGTCCTCACGGGAGCGATCATCGCCGGACTCGCCCTGGCTCTCGGGCTTCGGGGGGGAGATGTCCTCTTTATCGCGGTGGCGCTGACCTTTTCGTCCACGGTCGTGGTCGTGAAGCTCCTGGACCAGCAGCATGCACTGAACTCGCGATACGGCCAGATCGCGGTCGGAATCCTCCTCGTCCAGGATCTCGCGGTGGTCCTGGTGCTCACCTTCGTCGCCGGGATGGAGGGTGCGGGTGGCGCGGCGGGGTCTGGAGGATTGGAGGGTGCGGGTGGACTCGAGGGAGGGGTGCTTCTTGCGGGGCTCGTCCGAGCCTTCGTGGGGATGGGGCTCTTATTCGGGGCCGCGGCAATCCTCGCCTGGCGCGTCCTCCCGACGCTCTTCGGAACGATCGCGCGGTCCCAGCCGGCGCTCCTCGCCTGGAGCCTGTCCTGGTGTTTCCTCCTGGTGTTGGGGTCGGAGCTCCTCGAACTCTCACTCGAGCTCGGTGCCTTCATCGCCGGAGTCTCGTTGGCTCAGCTTCCTTACAGCCGGGAGCTGCGCAGGCGGGTCCATCCCCTGATGAACTTTTTCGTCGCCATCTTTTTCGTCTCGCTCGGCATCCAGATGCAGCTGGGTGAGGCGCTGGCCTTCTGGCCACTCGTCGTGGCGGCTGCGGGATTCACCCTCTTTTTCAAGCCGCCGCTCATCGCGTGGATCGTGCGCACACTCGGGGAATCGCCGCGAAGCGCGCTGCGCGTGGGACTCACGCTCGGCCAGACTTCCGAGTTCTCCTTCATTCTGGGCGCGCTCGCGCTTGAGCGCGGCCTCGCGAGCGAGTCGCTCATCGCGGTGGTGGGCGCCGTGGGCCTCTTGACCATGGGGGTCTCATCACTGTCCATCGCGGGCGGCGACAGGGTCGTGAACGCACTCTCACGGAAGGGCCTGGTTCCTCTCTTGACGGGAGGCCGACACGGATCCGTTGAACCCGACTCCGCGGAGCAGGTGGGGCTCCGCGATCACGTCATCGTCGTAGGAATGAACACGCTGGGGCGCCGCTTGGTCGAGCTCCTCACCGAGCGAGGGGAGCGGGTCCTCGCCGTCGATACGGATCTCGAGAAGTTGCGGGACCTTCCCGCGGCCACCTTCCTTGGAAACGCCGAATACCTTTCGGTCCTGGAGGAAGCCGGGATCCACGAGGCCAAACTCGTCGTGTCGGCCCTCCACATCGAGGATGTGAACCGCCTCCTCGCGTACCGGGCAGCGCGCTTCGGAATTCCCGCGGTGATTCATGCCCTGGATCAGGCCGCCGAGCGGGATATGGAGGGGCTCGGGGTGGCCCACTTCATGAATTCTCGCGAGTCCGGCGTCACCCGAATCATCGAGGAGCTGCGCCGGGTTGGCGTCCTGGGCACATGA
- a CDS encoding cation-translocating P-type ATPase — protein sequence MAVSESRTVPEPPGGVVATPAGHETSVAVEERLFPAEGMDCPSCASTATRVLGTLDGVVAVDADIVAQQVRVGFDPQRVTTVRIRKELDGLGYGAPTRASAVGEGEAVEAATGGSRLRALASTVPAHVAIGGALWILTILATLLGDSEAMVAILAGATVCAAGWSILPGALAAARRGLLDMHVLMAVAALGALGIGEYVEAGAVLFLFAVARELEHRTLSRARTEVRSLMDLAPVEATVLRHDHQVRVPVEAVRVGEVILVRPGERIPVDGTVLSGSSEVDASAITGESIPHSKFPEDHVFGGSVNGSGALEIRCDHPAAESAFGRILKSIEDARSRKSAAEAFVDRFARLYTPLVMAGALGVAVVPPLLGMGPWADWGYRALVLVVVACPCALVISTPVTVVSALTGAARRGILVKSGIHLEVLGRTRVVALDKTGTLTEGSPRVSRVLGWDGTSREELLRMAAGAESRSEHPIARAIMEVAREAEIPIRGGVEMTALPGRGARAKVDGRLVLLGSPRLFREEGVMDETAERRVEEMEEQGETVVLVGWSDGEGEEVRARGALVLLDHPRPGVDALLASLRSEGVRHIVLMSGDRAQAVEVAVRGESRAAPGFDEWRGDLLPEEKVAWINELRARHGAVLMVGDGVNDAPALAAADVGMAMGAEGTAVALDTADVALMEDDLARIPEAFRLGRKASRIIRANIAFALAVKVAFVALGGLGHASLWMAVVADMGSSLAVILNGIRTLRA from the coding sequence ATGGCCGTTTCCGAGTCCAGGACCGTTCCCGAGCCTCCAGGTGGAGTCGTGGCGACCCCGGCGGGGCACGAGACCTCAGTGGCCGTCGAAGAGCGGCTTTTCCCCGCGGAGGGGATGGACTGCCCCAGCTGCGCCTCCACGGCCACACGTGTGCTCGGCACCCTCGACGGAGTCGTCGCGGTGGACGCGGACATCGTGGCCCAGCAGGTGCGGGTCGGGTTCGATCCCCAGCGGGTCACCACGGTCCGGATCCGGAAGGAGCTCGATGGGCTGGGTTACGGCGCTCCCACGCGGGCTTCGGCGGTGGGTGAAGGGGAGGCGGTCGAGGCGGCAACCGGGGGCTCCCGCCTTCGCGCCCTCGCGAGCACCGTTCCCGCACACGTCGCGATCGGGGGCGCACTCTGGATCCTCACCATTCTCGCGACGCTTCTCGGCGACTCCGAGGCGATGGTCGCGATCCTCGCCGGCGCGACGGTGTGCGCGGCCGGGTGGAGCATCCTCCCCGGCGCCCTGGCCGCCGCTCGGCGGGGGCTCCTTGACATGCACGTTCTCATGGCGGTCGCGGCGCTGGGCGCCTTGGGGATCGGAGAATACGTCGAGGCGGGGGCCGTGCTCTTCCTCTTCGCCGTGGCGAGGGAACTAGAACATCGCACGCTCAGCCGGGCCCGCACCGAAGTCCGCTCCCTCATGGATCTCGCCCCCGTCGAGGCGACGGTTCTCCGGCACGACCACCAGGTTCGGGTCCCCGTGGAGGCGGTTCGCGTCGGTGAAGTGATCCTCGTCCGCCCCGGGGAGCGCATCCCGGTGGACGGCACCGTCTTAAGCGGCTCGTCCGAAGTGGATGCCTCGGCGATCACCGGCGAGTCCATCCCCCATTCGAAGTTCCCGGAGGACCACGTCTTCGGGGGATCCGTGAACGGGAGCGGGGCGCTCGAGATCCGGTGCGACCACCCCGCGGCCGAATCCGCCTTCGGTCGCATTCTGAAGAGCATCGAAGACGCCCGGTCTCGAAAGAGCGCGGCGGAGGCGTTCGTGGACCGCTTCGCACGCCTCTATACGCCGCTCGTCATGGCCGGAGCGCTCGGTGTCGCCGTCGTCCCTCCCCTCCTCGGGATGGGTCCCTGGGCGGACTGGGGTTACCGGGCGCTGGTCCTCGTCGTGGTCGCCTGCCCCTGCGCGCTCGTGATCTCGACCCCAGTCACGGTGGTGAGCGCCCTGACGGGGGCCGCCCGGCGCGGAATCCTCGTGAAGAGCGGGATCCACCTGGAAGTCCTGGGAAGGACGCGAGTCGTCGCGCTCGACAAGACCGGAACACTGACGGAGGGGAGCCCGCGCGTCTCGCGGGTGCTTGGGTGGGACGGGACGTCGCGGGAGGAGCTCCTCCGGATGGCGGCCGGAGCGGAGAGCCGGAGTGAGCACCCGATCGCGCGCGCCATCATGGAGGTGGCACGCGAAGCGGAGATTCCGATCCGGGGCGGAGTGGAGATGACCGCCCTTCCGGGCCGCGGGGCTCGCGCCAAGGTCGATGGACGACTCGTCCTCCTCGGGAGTCCCCGCCTCTTCCGCGAGGAAGGCGTGATGGACGAAACCGCCGAACGACGGGTAGAAGAGATGGAGGAGCAAGGAGAGACGGTGGTGCTCGTCGGGTGGAGCGACGGCGAAGGCGAAGAAGTCCGAGCACGCGGTGCGCTCGTCCTCCTCGACCATCCCCGGCCGGGTGTGGACGCCCTCCTGGCTTCGCTCCGGAGCGAGGGAGTTCGGCACATCGTTCTCATGAGCGGGGACCGGGCGCAAGCCGTTGAGGTAGCGGTCCGCGGCGAAAGTCGCGCCGCGCCCGGATTCGACGAGTGGCGCGGGGACCTCCTCCCCGAGGAAAAAGTCGCCTGGATCAACGAATTGAGGGCTCGGCATGGAGCCGTCCTCATGGTCGGCGACGGCGTGAACGACGCGCCGGCGCTCGCGGCAGCCGACGTTGGGATGGCGATGGGGGCCGAGGGGACCGCGGTCGCGCTCGATACGGCCGACGTCGCCCTCATGGAGGACGATCTCGCCCGCATTCCCGAAGCGTTCCGGCTGGGACGCAAAGCCTCCCGCATCATCCGGGCGAACATCGCCTTCGCCCTGGCCGTAAAGGTCGCCTTCGTCGCGCTCGGAGGACTCGGGCACGCTTCGCTCTGGATGGCGGTGGTGGCCGACATGGGTTCGAGCCTCGCCGTCATCCTGAATGGAATCCGCACGCTCCGGGCCTGA
- a CDS encoding amidohydrolase family protein produces the protein MKSRTRHVLFLAVAIASGVAVAAVDGAPRLAPAAHPSALPSPADTGVQAFVGARIFDGTGGPVIDNGAVLVRDGVIAAVGPRDDVEIPAEAWVFDLTGLWLLPGLVNAHGHVSGDREAILEQLRQYAYFGVTTVVSLGGNEAAGFPLREEQASPTLDRARVFLAGPVLSPGSPAEARTEVARVAEMGADWVKIRVDGGLQGGAKMSPEVYGAVISEATARGLPVAIHIWELEDAKGVVRAGGSLVAHSVRDGRVDAELISLLRERDVCLVPTFTRELSTFTYAERPAFFADPFFLAGAAPPDLDAFLTPTLMQQQREGAAAAFWRQALPVAQENMRLLHEGGVGIAMGTDSGAPTGRWEGYFEHVELEMMVQGGISPEAALLAATGVGAGCMGLAGEVGTIAPGAWADFLVLGEDPRADILNTRQIHSVWISGNRVR, from the coding sequence ATGAAGTCACGCACCCGCCACGTCCTCTTCCTTGCCGTCGCCATTGCGTCCGGGGTCGCCGTCGCGGCGGTGGATGGCGCGCCTCGCCTGGCACCGGCGGCCCATCCGAGCGCACTCCCTTCGCCCGCCGACACCGGCGTCCAGGCCTTCGTGGGCGCCCGGATCTTCGACGGGACGGGCGGTCCGGTGATCGACAACGGGGCGGTCCTGGTGCGGGACGGAGTGATCGCGGCGGTCGGTCCACGGGACGACGTGGAGATTCCCGCGGAGGCATGGGTCTTCGATCTCACCGGACTCTGGCTCCTTCCCGGCCTCGTGAACGCGCACGGCCACGTGAGCGGCGATCGGGAGGCAATTCTCGAACAGCTCCGCCAGTACGCCTACTTCGGGGTCACCACCGTGGTGAGTCTCGGGGGGAACGAGGCGGCGGGATTTCCGCTCCGGGAGGAGCAGGCGAGCCCCACTCTGGATCGCGCCCGTGTTTTTCTCGCGGGTCCCGTCCTCTCTCCGGGGTCTCCAGCGGAGGCACGAACCGAGGTGGCGCGCGTCGCTGAGATGGGTGCGGATTGGGTGAAGATCCGTGTGGACGGGGGGCTCCAGGGGGGAGCGAAGATGTCCCCGGAGGTCTACGGGGCGGTGATCTCCGAAGCGACGGCTCGGGGCCTTCCGGTGGCGATCCATATCTGGGAGCTGGAAGACGCCAAGGGCGTCGTCCGGGCGGGGGGATCGCTCGTTGCGCACAGCGTCCGCGACGGCCGTGTGGATGCAGAGCTCATTTCGCTCCTGCGGGAGCGGGACGTCTGCCTCGTCCCGACCTTTACGCGCGAGCTGTCCACCTTCACGTACGCAGAACGCCCCGCCTTCTTCGCCGATCCCTTCTTTCTCGCGGGCGCGGCGCCCCCCGACCTCGACGCCTTCCTGACACCCACACTGATGCAGCAGCAGCGCGAGGGGGCCGCGGCGGCCTTCTGGCGGCAGGCGCTCCCAGTCGCGCAGGAGAACATGCGACTTCTCCACGAGGGAGGGGTCGGGATCGCGATGGGAACCGACAGCGGCGCGCCGACCGGACGCTGGGAGGGATACTTCGAGCACGTCGAGCTCGAAATGATGGTCCAGGGCGGCATCTCGCCCGAAGCCGCTCTCCTCGCAGCCACGGGCGTCGGCGCGGGGTGCATGGGGCTCGCGGGCGAAGTGGGGACGATCGCGCCCGGTGCCTGGGCGGACTTCCTGGTGCTGGGTGAGGACCCGCGGGCCGATATTCTGAACACGCGGCAGATCCACTCCGTCTGGATCTCGGGAAACCGAGTGCGTTAA